One window of Sporanaerobacter acetigenes DSM 13106 genomic DNA carries:
- a CDS encoding ABC transporter ATP-binding protein: MIVKVNNLVKRYQDLIALDHFDMEVEEGEIIGLLGPNGCGKTTAINCILSLLSYDKGEIKVFGEKMTPNSYDIKRQIGLVPQEVSVFEKLTVKENIDYFCGLYIDDKKLRKQYVEEAIEFVDLKDYVKFYPKKLSGGLKRRLNIACGIVHKPKLIFLDEPTVAVDAQSRNFILDGIRKLNEEGSTIIYTTHYLEEAEMLCKRIIIMDKGRSLVSGTIEELKAMITTSEKIVVGFLDIEDEVIENMKSIPHVIDVEREGEDYIIKFENGINNLANLLDFIKANNLTYTKLHSQLPSLNDVFLELTGKELRD, from the coding sequence ATGATAGTTAAGGTAAATAATTTAGTGAAAAGATATCAAGACTTAATTGCTCTTGACCATTTTGATATGGAGGTTGAAGAAGGGGAAATTATAGGACTTTTAGGACCTAATGGTTGCGGAAAGACTACAGCTATAAACTGTATACTATCGCTATTAAGTTATGATAAAGGAGAGATAAAAGTATTTGGAGAGAAAATGACTCCTAACTCTTATGATATAAAAAGACAAATAGGATTAGTACCTCAGGAAGTTTCGGTTTTTGAAAAATTGACAGTGAAAGAAAATATAGATTATTTCTGTGGACTGTATATAGACGATAAAAAATTAAGAAAACAATATGTAGAAGAAGCTATAGAATTTGTGGATTTAAAGGATTATGTAAAGTTTTATCCTAAAAAGTTAAGTGGAGGCTTAAAAAGAAGATTAAACATTGCTTGCGGCATAGTTCATAAACCTAAGCTTATTTTTCTAGATGAGCCTACAGTTGCAGTAGATGCTCAAAGTAGAAACTTTATATTAGACGGAATAAGAAAATTGAATGAAGAAGGAAGTACCATCATATACACAACTCATTATTTAGAAGAAGCAGAAATGCTCTGTAAAAGAATTATAATCATGGATAAGGGTAGAAGCTTAGTTTCTGGGACAATTGAAGAACTAAAGGCCATGATAACCACATCTGAAAAGATAGTAGTTGGGTTTTTAGACATTGAAGATGAAGTTATTGAAAATATGAAAAGTATACCTCATGTTATTGATGTAGAGAGAGAGGGAGAGGATTATATTATAAAATTTGAAAATGGCATTAACAATTTAGCCAATCTTTTAGATTTTATAAAGGCCAACAATTTAACCTATACAAAGCTTCATAGCCAATTACCTTCATTAAATGATGTATTTTTGGAGTTAACAGGAAAGGAGCTTAGGGACTAA
- a CDS encoding sensor histidine kinase — MRNFVEKLFIMLLCLYNTYKIEPDANLVVYFLISLIVSLALDLLDDKRIKSIIYLLFVILCFSHNLFVFYLPLILYNMCLDFKIYTLFTLPLVLMNSSIINLLSSIGAVYLSIMTKKYNIILDENKVVRDDLKEDTFYLKKYNEQLKIDKEKNIHIAILTERNRIAREIHDSIGHTISSSILQVEALKVISTEDHVVKNLDTLQETLQNGMNDIRKSIHNLYNESLDLKNQVEKLCSKIPAIDIELVYRIEDELGYDLKFDILSVVKEAMTNCSKHSNATKLKISLISQPKFYSILIEDNGSQFDEKNKGMGLLSMNEIAHKYNGYFNYRFDQGFKIHMTLMKG; from the coding sequence ATGAGAAATTTTGTAGAAAAGCTTTTTATCATGTTACTTTGCTTATACAATACTTATAAAATAGAGCCAGATGCAAATTTAGTTGTTTATTTTCTCATAAGCCTAATTGTTTCGTTAGCTTTAGACTTATTGGATGATAAAAGAATAAAATCTATTATATATCTTTTATTCGTAATACTGTGTTTTTCTCATAATTTATTTGTTTTTTATTTGCCACTAATTTTATACAATATGTGCTTGGATTTTAAGATATACACTTTATTTACATTACCTTTAGTTCTAATGAACTCCTCCATAATAAACTTGCTTTCATCTATTGGAGCAGTTTACCTTTCCATCATGACAAAAAAATATAATATTATTTTAGATGAAAACAAAGTAGTTCGAGATGATTTAAAAGAAGATACCTTTTATTTAAAAAAATATAATGAACAATTGAAAATAGATAAGGAAAAGAATATACATATTGCCATACTCACTGAAAGAAATCGAATCGCAAGAGAAATTCATGATTCTATAGGTCACACCATAAGTAGCAGTATACTACAGGTAGAGGCATTGAAAGTCATTTCAACTGAAGACCATGTTGTAAAAAACTTGGATACCCTTCAGGAAACCTTGCAAAATGGAATGAATGATATCAGAAAAAGCATTCACAATCTGTACAATGAATCACTAGACTTAAAAAATCAAGTTGAAAAACTTTGTAGTAAAATACCAGCCATTGATATTGAACTCGTATATAGAATTGAAGATGAGCTTGGCTATGATTTAAAGTTCGACATCCTATCCGTAGTAAAAGAGGCTATGACCAATTGTTCCAAACATTCCAATGCCACAAAGCTGAAAATAAGTTTAATTAGTCAACCAAAGTTTTATTCTATACTAATAGAAGACAATGGAAGCCAATTTGATGAAAAAAATAAAGGCATGGGGCTTCTTTCCATGAATGAAATAGCTCATAAATATAATGGATATTTCAATTATAGATTTGACCAGGGATTTAAAATACATATGACTTTAATGAAAGGATAA
- a CDS encoding response regulator transcription factor: MNIIIVDDDPLVVESLKIIINANGIDILDVGYDGLQAVELYTKHKPDLILMDIRMEKLNGIEAAKEILKVDNNAKILLITTFQDDEYIGVALSLGCKGYILKQNIKGIVPAINAVHSGNLVFDSKIVSNIKKYAKKDIDINLSDREFDILLLVAEGLNNKEIAEKLYLSEGTVRNYVSNMLEKLSLRDRTQLAIYYYKMKFGVGEEE, translated from the coding sequence ATGAATATTATAATTGTAGATGATGATCCACTAGTAGTGGAATCTTTAAAAATAATTATAAATGCCAACGGAATAGATATACTAGATGTAGGCTATGATGGTCTTCAAGCTGTAGAGCTTTATACTAAACATAAACCTGATTTAATTCTTATGGATATAAGAATGGAAAAACTTAATGGTATAGAAGCTGCCAAAGAAATTTTAAAAGTAGACAACAATGCCAAAATTTTATTGATCACCACTTTTCAAGATGATGAATATATAGGAGTAGCCCTTTCTCTAGGTTGTAAAGGATACATATTAAAGCAAAATATCAAAGGAATTGTTCCTGCGATAAATGCAGTCCACTCTGGAAATTTGGTTTTTGATTCAAAAATTGTATCAAATATTAAAAAATATGCTAAAAAAGATATAGACATAAATCTATCTGATAGAGAATTTGATATTTTGCTTTTAGTAGCAGAAGGATTAAATAATAAAGAAATTGCCGAAAAACTTTATTTAAGTGAAGGAACTGTTAGAAATTATGTTTCTAATATGCTTGAAAAATTATCTTTAAGAGACAGAACACAACTTGCCATATACTATTACAAAATGAAATTCGGAGTAGGAGAGGAGGAATAA
- a CDS encoding putative signal transducing protein, with protein MKKKNQSDDLQMVVLKTSNNNYEIDLIKSLLEENEIPYILKERGIGGYIKIISGSSLFGTDILVEKSSFERAKAIIYELDLNQ; from the coding sequence GTGAAAAAGAAAAATCAATCTGATGACCTTCAAATGGTTGTTCTGAAAACTTCTAACAACAATTATGAGATAGACTTGATAAAAAGTCTTTTAGAAGAAAATGAAATTCCATATATTTTAAAAGAACGTGGAATTGGCGGATATATCAAAATAATTAGTGGATCTTCTCTTTTTGGAACTGATATATTAGTAGAAAAGTCATCCTTTGAAAGGGCAAAAGCTATTATATACGAATTAGATTTAAATCAATAA
- a CDS encoding MATE family efflux transporter, producing the protein MKKLFKDKKFFLEILTLVIPITLQNLISSSLNMVDNLMIGKLGESSIASVGLVNQYFFIFMLCLSGINAGAGIFISQFWGKKDVSNIRKMFGLEIVLSTVAALIFSILGFIFPRVIMNIFTKDAVVIDLGVKYLRIISITFIITGLTQGYSTLLRCIGQAKPPMFASLIGVLTNAFLNWILIFGNLGFPAMGVVGAAIATSIARTVEMVYVIYSAHKNNKAIFSNIKEIMSFNYEFVKIYFGTSSSVIINELLWSLGLTAYSIIYAKIGISAVASMQIATTINNMFMVLCIGIATAAAIMVGNKIGAGEEDLAIEYATRLGILVPMIGLATGIILWFTAPLITRPFNINKDTLKLTITVLRIMAVFAPLRFFNVLMIVGVFRGGGDTTYSMWVQLGTVWCFAIPAGYIAAVYFKLPLDNVFFIICLEEVIKIGFEAKRLHSKKWIGNVVEDLEILDKIQ; encoded by the coding sequence ATGAAAAAGTTATTTAAAGACAAGAAATTTTTTCTTGAAATTCTTACATTAGTTATACCAATAACATTACAAAACTTAATTAGTTCATCATTAAATATGGTAGATAATTTAATGATAGGAAAACTTGGAGAAAGCTCTATTGCATCAGTTGGCCTAGTAAATCAATACTTTTTCATATTCATGTTATGTTTATCTGGAATTAATGCTGGCGCTGGTATATTTATATCACAATTTTGGGGCAAAAAGGATGTTTCAAATATACGAAAGATGTTTGGATTAGAGATTGTACTTAGTACTGTAGCAGCATTAATCTTTTCTATTTTAGGATTTATATTTCCTAGAGTTATAATGAATATTTTTACTAAAGATGCTGTAGTTATAGACTTAGGAGTTAAATATCTAAGAATAATTTCTATAACTTTTATAATAACGGGTTTGACCCAAGGATATTCCACACTTTTAAGATGTATTGGACAAGCAAAACCACCAATGTTTGCCAGCCTTATAGGGGTATTAACCAATGCTTTTTTAAATTGGATACTTATATTTGGAAACCTTGGATTTCCAGCTATGGGAGTAGTAGGGGCTGCAATAGCTACAAGTATAGCAAGAACTGTTGAAATGGTTTATGTAATCTATTCAGCTCATAAAAACAACAAAGCTATTTTTAGCAATATAAAGGAAATAATGAGTTTTAACTATGAATTTGTTAAGATTTATTTTGGGACATCTTCATCTGTAATTATAAATGAATTGTTGTGGTCACTAGGTTTAACAGCATATTCAATAATATATGCTAAAATTGGTATCAGTGCAGTAGCTAGTATGCAGATAGCTACTACTATAAACAATATGTTTATGGTTTTATGTATAGGTATTGCCACAGCAGCTGCGATTATGGTAGGAAATAAGATAGGTGCAGGAGAAGAAGATCTAGCCATTGAATATGCAACTAGATTAGGAATATTGGTACCAATGATAGGATTAGCAACAGGTATAATACTATGGTTTACAGCACCTTTAATTACAAGGCCATTTAATATAAATAAAGATACTTTAAAACTTACAATCACTGTGCTTAGGATCATGGCTGTATTTGCCCCTCTTAGATTTTTCAATGTGCTTATGATTGTAGGTGTATTTAGAGGTGGAGGAGACACAACTTATTCTATGTGGGTACAACTTGGAACGGTTTGGTGTTTTGCTATTCCTGCAGGTTATATAGCAGCTGTTTATTTTAAATTACCACTTGATAATGTATTTTTTATAATTTGTTTAGAAGAAGTAATCAAGATAGGCTTTGAGGCAAAGCGACTTCATTCAAAAAAATGGATTGGAAATGTTGTTGAAGATTTAGAAATATTAGATAAAATACAATAG
- a CDS encoding nucleoid-associated protein, whose amino-acid sequence MDEINIQKIILHILDNSVAIPVLSEKEHPYNKDIMEFLEIHIGKVFKDINIKKAFFPDKENRVKNLCIDISNDNDKFVESTKKFAQLMYNIMVENPTIPPCDLICCLFNGDGKRYLGFFILNYKPSYIHYVDESENKRINQVVKQKTTLPNENQKIDEFIIINLEDFSILLKEKKHEINGEKDYYISKYLLESQDTLSDKEKIDIVNMVSKKIVNDYYENDVTKMAEIKNAIVESVEEKDAIDIDHIKTKAFNNNLDLQNIYEEEITKRGLSEKTIDINENLNKKIARTQKLVTDDGIEIKIPVSYLTSDDKVEFLNNPDGTISILLKSIREIQGK is encoded by the coding sequence ATGGACGAAATAAATATTCAAAAAATCATATTACATATTTTAGATAATTCAGTGGCAATACCTGTATTGTCGGAAAAAGAACATCCATACAACAAAGATATAATGGAGTTTTTAGAAATTCATATAGGAAAAGTTTTTAAAGATATTAATATCAAAAAAGCTTTTTTCCCCGATAAAGAAAATCGAGTTAAAAATCTTTGCATAGATATTTCAAATGACAATGACAAATTTGTAGAAAGCACTAAAAAATTTGCTCAACTCATGTACAATATAATGGTTGAAAACCCTACAATACCACCTTGCGATTTGATTTGTTGCCTTTTTAATGGAGATGGGAAAAGATACTTGGGTTTCTTTATATTGAATTATAAACCTTCTTACATACACTATGTAGATGAATCAGAAAATAAACGAATCAATCAAGTAGTTAAACAAAAAACAACATTACCAAATGAAAATCAAAAAATTGATGAATTTATAATAATAAATTTAGAAGATTTTTCAATTCTATTAAAAGAAAAAAAACATGAGATTAATGGAGAAAAAGACTATTATATATCTAAATACTTGCTAGAATCACAAGATACATTATCTGACAAGGAAAAGATAGATATTGTAAATATGGTATCGAAAAAAATAGTGAACGACTACTATGAAAATGATGTAACTAAAATGGCAGAAATAAAAAATGCTATAGTGGAAAGTGTCGAAGAAAAAGATGCTATAGATATAGACCATATTAAAACTAAAGCCTTTAACAATAATTTAGACCTTCAAAATATCTATGAAGAAGAAATAACAAAAAGAGGATTATCAGAAAAAACCATAGATATAAATGAAAATTTAAATAAAAAAATAGCCAGAACTCAAAAATTAGTAACAGACGATGGAATAGAAATAAAAATACCTGTATCTTATTTGACCAGTGACGATAAAGTCGAATTTTTAAACAACCCAGATGGAACCATATCTATTCTACTCAAAAGCATTAGAGAAATACAAGGCAAATAA
- a CDS encoding ribosomal protein L7/L12 has translation MENILYMGLIILFIILSSSINALESNQKRIESKLDRIMEHLGLPEPSREYISDELKSELSELVMENKKVEAIKRLREATGMGLKEAKDYVDSL, from the coding sequence ATGGAAAATATATTATACATGGGTTTAATAATCTTATTTATAATTCTTAGTTCAAGCATTAATGCATTGGAAAGCAATCAAAAACGGATAGAATCAAAATTAGATAGAATTATGGAGCATCTTGGATTGCCTGAACCATCTAGGGAGTATATAAGCGATGAGTTGAAAAGTGAATTATCAGAACTTGTTATGGAAAATAAAAAAGTTGAAGCAATAAAGAGATTAAGAGAAGCTACAGGTATGGGGCTAAAAGAAGCAAAGGATTATGTTGATAGTTTATAG
- a CDS encoding GNAT family N-acetyltransferase has product MDKIIIKEDFIPEIDQLMDLYNDVEWYAYTDDKIKLKNAISNSLKVLTAWDNEKLVGLIRVVGDGYTIIYIQDILILKNYQSQGVGSYLLKLILERYKLIRQIVLMTDQTEKTINFYQKNGMVKASDYNCVTFVK; this is encoded by the coding sequence ATGGACAAAATAATAATTAAAGAGGATTTCATACCTGAGATTGACCAATTAATGGATTTGTACAATGATGTAGAATGGTATGCCTATACAGATGATAAAATAAAACTAAAAAATGCTATTAGTAATTCACTGAAGGTATTAACTGCTTGGGATAATGAGAAATTAGTCGGGCTGATTCGTGTAGTAGGTGATGGTTACACAATTATTTATATACAAGATATTTTAATTCTAAAAAATTATCAAAGTCAAGGTGTTGGAAGTTATTTGTTAAAACTAATTTTAGAACGATATAAATTAATTCGTCAGATTGTTTTAATGACAGATCAAACTGAAAAAACAATTAATTTCTATCAGAAAAATGGAATGGTAAAAGCTAGCGACTATAATTGCGTTACTTTTGTAAAATAA
- a CDS encoding class I SAM-dependent methyltransferase, with product MATIKVLDIGFGTGVLTKKLYDDGYEIYGIDFSRKMLEIAKDKMPSAKLHQYDFSKGLPKELENIQFDYIISTYAMHHLEDKDKIKFINKLKKQLFNDGEIIIGDIAFETRALLEQCKIKTGEWDDEEIYIVFDELKKIFPKEDISFTTISHCAGIIQLKNYPNLYL from the coding sequence ATGGCTACGATAAAAGTATTGGATATTGGATTTGGTACAGGAGTATTAACAAAAAAACTATATGATGATGGATATGAAATATATGGCATTGATTTTTCCAGAAAAATGCTAGAAATTGCAAAAGATAAAATGCCTTCAGCTAAATTACATCAATATGATTTTTCTAAGGGTTTACCGAAAGAACTTGAAAATATACAGTTTGACTACATTATAAGTACTTATGCAATGCATCATTTAGAAGACAAAGATAAAATAAAATTTATTAATAAATTAAAGAAGCAACTTTTTAATGATGGTGAAATCATTATTGGAGATATAGCTTTTGAAACAAGAGCATTGCTAGAACAGTGCAAAATAAAGACTGGTGAATGGGATGATGAAGAAATATATATTGTATTTGATGAACTAAAAAAAATTTTTCCTAAAGAAGATATTAGTTTTACAACTATATCCCATTGCGCAGGAATTATTCAGCTTAAAAATTACCCTAATTTGTATTTATAG
- a CDS encoding 8-oxo-dGTP diphosphatase, whose product MRQSEQAIFTNMCMIYNKDYILVQDRQNPDWPGVTFPGGHVEHGESFVESVKREVFEETGLIIENPILCGVKQFQTKQNERYVVLFFKTNQFKGNLKSSKEGDVFWIEKENLIEYQLASDFLDMFNIFDSDNMSEFYYYKEHGKWQKKVL is encoded by the coding sequence ATGAGGCAAAGCGAACAAGCTATTTTTACTAATATGTGTATGATATATAATAAAGATTATATTTTAGTGCAGGATAGACAAAATCCAGATTGGCCAGGAGTTACATTTCCTGGAGGACATGTTGAACATGGGGAATCTTTCGTTGAATCTGTTAAGAGAGAAGTTTTTGAAGAAACGGGTCTTATTATTGAAAATCCAATTTTATGTGGGGTAAAGCAATTTCAAACAAAGCAAAATGAACGATATGTAGTTTTGTTTTTTAAGACTAATCAATTTAAAGGAAATTTAAAATCCTCAAAAGAAGGTGATGTGTTTTGGATAGAAAAAGAGAATTTAATTGAGTATCAGCTAGCTTCTGATTTTCTAGATATGTTTAATATTTTTGACTCTGATAATATGAGTGAATTCTATTATTATAAGGAACATGGTAAATGGCAGAAGAAAGTGCTATAA
- a CDS encoding GNAT family N-acetyltransferase, which produces MVLYLSPNKFLDKERRQKQFEEFIENGEIILIGIYDDMPCGLVFANKDNDEQLAECGSIYSIYFLKEYWGKGLGTKLMDEAINILKSTAIFPINLLN; this is translated from the coding sequence ATGGTATTATACTTATCACCAAATAAGTTTTTAGACAAGGAAAGAAGGCAAAAGCAGTTTGAGGAATTTATTGAAAATGGTGAAATTATTTTAATTGGAATTTATGATGATATGCCTTGTGGTTTGGTATTTGCAAATAAAGATAATGATGAGCAATTGGCTGAGTGTGGCTCTATTTATTCAATATATTTTCTTAAGGAATACTGGGGAAAAGGGTTAGGTACTAAGTTAATGGATGAAGCTATAAATATATTAAAAAGTACAGCCATTTTTCCAATAAACCTATTGAATTAA
- a CDS encoding type II toxin-antitoxin system RelE family toxin, which produces MRIIKAINQLPSGDVKKLQWNTEDYRLRVGKYRIIFSKDEKDLVINIIEIASRGEVYNI; this is translated from the coding sequence TTGAGAATAATTAAGGCTATAAACCAACTCCCGTCTGGGGATGTTAAAAAGCTACAATGGAATACTGAAGATTATAGGCTAAGAGTTGGTAAATATAGAATTATATTTAGTAAAGATGAGAAGGACTTAGTTATAAACATTATTGAAATTGCATCTCGAGGAGAAGTTTACAATATATAA
- a CDS encoding DUF6036 family nucleotidyltransferase, with protein sequence MELKKQLEDKILDMEKVAIAFDIEPFDIYFLGGAACILGEYTERATRDFDFIDLNYPSKLGRIFVQLRDFDMLEYESTIISPKYKERAIRLNKFKYLNVYLLSPEDIIVSKIIRLEQKDIEDMDELIDIADKELINQIINEVLLRDDLYESKKNQFIKRLPQFRERYYV encoded by the coding sequence GTGGAATTAAAGAAACAATTAGAAGATAAAATTTTAGATATGGAAAAGGTTGCTATAGCTTTTGATATTGAACCTTTCGACATATATTTTTTAGGAGGAGCTGCCTGTATATTAGGGGAATATACAGAAAGAGCCACAAGGGATTTTGATTTTATAGATTTAAATTATCCCTCCAAATTAGGGAGGATTTTTGTACAATTAAGGGATTTTGATATGTTAGAATATGAAAGTACTATAATATCACCTAAATATAAGGAAAGAGCTATAAGGCTAAACAAATTTAAATATTTAAATGTGTATTTATTGTCCCCTGAAGATATAATTGTAAGCAAAATAATCAGGCTAGAACAAAAAGACATAGAGGATATGGATGAACTTATAGATATAGCTGATAAAGAATTAATAAATCAAATTATAAATGAGGTATTATTGAGAGATGATTTATATGAATCTAAAAAAAATCAATTTATAAAAAGATTACCACAGTTTAGGGAGAGATACTATGTATAG